In Euphorbia lathyris chromosome 10, ddEupLath1.1, whole genome shotgun sequence, a single genomic region encodes these proteins:
- the LOC136207982 gene encoding NAD(P)H-quinone oxidoreductase subunit 1, chloroplastic-like — translation LANSSSTIDIVEAQSKSGFWGWNLWRQPLGFFIFFISSLAECERLPFDLPEAEEELVAGYQTEYSGIKFGLFYIASYLNLLVSSLFVTVLYLGGWNISIPYIFVHEFFEINNISGVVGATIGIFITLVKTYLFLFIPIITRWTLPRLRMDQLLNLGWKFLLPISLGNLLLTTSFQLLSLQRKSIIKKDKYNSNNNQKRKV, via the coding sequence TTAGCTAATAGTTCAAGTACAATTGATATAGTTGAGGCCCAATCAAAATCTGGTTTTTGGGGGTGGAATTTGTGGCGTCAACCACtaggattttttattttttttatttcttctctAGCAGAATGTGAAAGATTACCTTTTGATTTGCCAGAAGCAGAAGAAGAATTAGTAGCAGGTTATCAAACGGAATATTCAGGTATCAAATTTGGTTTATTTTATATTGCTTCCTATCTAAACTTATTAGtttcttcattatttgtaaCAGTTCTTTACTTGGGCGGTTGGAATATTTCTATTCCATATATATTCGTTCATGAgttttttgaaataaataacATAAGCGGAGTCGTTGGAGCAACAATTGGTATCTTTATTACATTGGTTAAAACTTATTTGTTCTTGTTCATTCCTATCATAACAAGATGGACTTTACCGAGACTAAGAATGGACCAACTTTTAAATCTTggatggaaatttcttttaCCTATTTCTCTCGGTAATCTATTATTAACAACCTCGTTTCAACTCCTTTCACTACAAAGGAAAAGCATAATAAAAAAAGACAAGtataattctaataataatcaaaaaagaaaagtctaa
- the LOC136207980 gene encoding NAD(P)H-quinone oxidoreductase subunit I, chloroplastic-like — translation MSCLQIKQEKKIKIKLFIKIHAMFPMVTGFMNYGQQTIRAARYIGQSFMITLSHANRLPVTIQYPYEKLITSEHFRGGIHFEFDKCIACEVCVRVCPIDLPVVDWKLETDIRKKRLLNYSIDFGISIFCGNCVEYCPTNCLSMTEEYELSTYDRHELNYNQISLGRLPMSVGYDYKIRTIFNSTKKKYKNHFD, via the coding sequence ATGAGTTgtcttcaaatcaaacaagagaaaaaaataaagataaaattattcaTAAAAATTCACGCTATGTTTCCCATGGTAACTGGGTTCATGAATTATGGGCAACAAACCATACGAGCCGCAAGGTACATTGGTCAAAGTTTCATGATTACCTTATCCCATGCAAATCGTTTACCTGTAACTATTCAATATCCTTATGAAAAATTAATAACATCAGAGCATTTCCGCGGTGGAATCCATTTTGAATTTGATAAATGCATTGCTTGTGAAGTATGTGTCCGTGTATGTCCTATAGATCTGCCTGTTGTTGATTGGAAATTGGAAACTGACATTCGAAAGAAACGGTTGCTAAATTACAGTATTGATTTCGGAATCTCTATATTTTGCGGCAACTGTGTTGAGTATTGTCCAACAAATTGTTTATCAATGACGGAAGAATACGAGCTTTCTACTTATGATCGTCATGAATTgaattataatcaaatttctTTGGGTCGTTTACCAATGTCAGTAGGTTACGATTATAAGATTCGAACAATTTTCAATTCAactaaaaaaaagtataaaaaccactttgattga
- the LOC136208220 gene encoding NAD(P)H-quinone oxidoreductase chain 4, chloroplastic produces the protein MIPWDGCKSKQIASAPRTEDCVGCKRSYLVFTTNSFPWLTIFVVLPIAAGLLIFSFPHRGNKLIRWYTLYICIAELLLITYVFSYYFQFEDPLIQLAEYYKWIPFFDLYWRLGIDGFSLGPILLTGFITTLATLAAWPITRDSRLFHFLMLAMYSAQIGLFSSQDLLLFFIMWELKLIPVYLLLSMWGGKKRVYSATKFILYTAGGSVFLLMGALGVALYGSNEPTFNFETSANQSYHVALEIFFYIGFFIAFAVKSPIIPLHTWLPDTHGEAHYSTCMLLAGILLKMGAYGLIRINMELLPHAHSIFSPWLIIIGVMQIIYAASTSLGQRNLKKRIAYSSVSHMGFIIIGIFSISDMGLNGAILQILSHGFIGAALFFLAGTRYDRIRRLYLDEMGGMAPLMPKLFTTFGILSLASLALPGMSGFFAELVVFFGLISGQKYLLTAKILITVVMAVGMILTPISLLSMIQQMFYGYKLFNAPNYFFYSGPRELFVSISILLLVISIGIYQDFVFSLSIDRVEAILSNYFYR, from the exons ATGATACCTTGGGATGGGTGTAAATCCAAGCAAATTGCTTCTGCTCCAAGAACAGAGGATTGTGTTGGTTGTAAAAGAT CATATCTTGTCTTTACCACGAATTCTTTTCCTTGGTTAACAATATTTGTAGTTTTGCCGATAGCAGCGGGTTtattaattttctctttccCTCATAGAGGAAATAAGCTAATTAGGTGGTatactttatatatatgtatagcgGAGCTCCTTTTAATAACTTATGTATTCTCTTATTATTTCCAATTTGAGGACCCATTAATCCAATTAGCAGAATATTATAAATGGATCCCTTTTTTTGATTTGTATTGGAGATTGGGAATAGATGGATTTTCTTTAGGACCTATTTTACTGACAGGATTTATCACCACTTTAGCTACTTTAGCGGCTTGGCCGATTACTCGGGATTCCCGATTATTCCATTTTCTGATGTTAGCAATGTATAGTGCTCAAATAGGATTATTTTCATCTCAAGAtcttttgcttttttttatcatgtgGGAGTTAAAATTAATTCCCGTCTATCTACTTCTATCCATGTGGGGGGGAAAGAAACGTGTGTATTCAGCTACAAAGTTTATTTTGTATACTGCAGGAGGTTCGGTTTTTTTATTAATGGGAGCTTTGGGTGTCGCTTTATATGGTTCCAATGAACCAACATTCAATTTTGAAACATCAGCCAATCAATCATATCATGTGGCACTAgaaatatttttctatattggATTTTTTATTGCTTTTGCTGTCAAATCACCGATTATACCTTTACATACATGGTTACCAGACACTCATGGGGAAGCACATTACAGTACTTGTATGCTTCTAGCTGGGATCCTATTAAAAATGGGGGCGTATGGATTGATTCGAATCAATATGGAATTATTACCTCATGCTCATTCTATCTTTTCCCCCTGGTTGATAATAATAGGCGTAATGCAAATAATCTATGCAGCTTCAACATCTCTTGGTCAacgaaatttaaaaaaaagaatagccTATTCTTCTGTATCTCATATGGGTTTCATAATTATAGGAATTTTCTCTATAAGTGATATGGGACTCAATGGAGCCATTTTACAAATTCTATCACATGGCTTTATTGGTGCTGCACTTTTTTTCTTGGCAGGAACTCGTTATGATAGAATACGTCGTCTTTATCTTGACGAAATGGGCGGAATGGCTCCCCTAATGCCAAAACTATTCACCACCTTCGGTATTTTATCACTAGCTTCCCTTGCATTACCGGGCATGAGTGGGTTTTTTGCGGAATTGGTCGTCTTTTTTGGACTAATTAGCGGCCAAAAATACCTTTTAACAGCAAAAATATTAATTACTGTCGTAATGGCAGTTGGAATGATATTAACTCCTATTTCTTTATTATCTATGATACAACAGATGTTCTATGGATACAAACTGTTTAATGCcccaaactattttttttattcgggACCTCGGGAATTATTTGTTTCGATCTCTATCCTTCTGCTTGTAATAAGTATTGGTATTTATCAggattttgttttttcattatCAATTGACAGAGTCGAAGCTATTCTATCtaattatttttatagataG
- the LOC136209776 gene encoding protein TIC 214-like → MIFKSFILGNLVSLCMKILNSVVVVGLYYGFLTTFSMGPSYLLLLRARVIEEGEEGTEKKVSATTCFITGQLMMFISIYYAPLHVALGRPHTITVLALPYLLFHFFWNNHKHFFNYGSTTRNSMRNLSIQFVFLNNLIFQLFNHFILPSSMLVRLVNIYMFRCNNKMLFVTSSFVGWLIGHILFMKWVGLILVWIQQNTSIRSNVLFRSNK, encoded by the coding sequence ATGATTTTTAAATCTTTTATACTAGGTAATCTAGTATCCTTATGCATGAAGATACTCAATTCGGTCGTTGTGGTCGGACTCTATTATGGATTTCTGACCACATTTTCCATGGGGCCCTCTTATCTCTTACTTCTCCGAGCTCGGGTtatagaagaaggagaagaaggaacTGAGAAGAAGGTATCAGCAACAACATGTTTTATTACGGGACAGCTCATGATGTTCATATCGATCTATTATGCGCCTCTGCATGTAGCATTGGGTAGACCTCATACAATAACTGTCCTAGCTCTACCCTATCTTTTGTTTCATTTCTTCTGGAACAATCACAAACACTTTTTTAATTATGGATCTACTACCAGAAATTCAATGCGTAATCTTAGCATTCAATTTGTATTCCTGAATAATCTCATTTTTCAATTATTCAACCATTTCATTTTACCAAGTTCAATGTTAGTCAGATTAGTCAACATTTATATGTTTCGATGCAACAACAAGATGTTATTTGTAACAAGTAGTTTTGTTGGTTGGTTAATTGGTCACATTTTATTCATGAAATGGGTTGGATTGATATTAGTCTGGATACAGCAAAATACTTCTATTAGATCTAATGTACTTTTTCGATCTAATAAGTAA
- the LOC136208557 gene encoding NAD(P)H-quinone oxidoreductase subunit 2 A, chloroplastic-like codes for MSITTLLFRWREEPMISFSGNFQTNNFNEIFQFLILLCSTLCIPLSVEYIECTEMAITEFLLFVLTATLGGMFLCGANDLITIFVAPECFSLCSYLLSGYTKKDVRSNEATMKYLLMGGASSSILVHAFSWLYGSSGGEIELQEIVNGLINTQMYNSPGISIALIFITVGIGFKLSPAPSHQWTPNVYEGVWLVRKIPTSLSISEMLGFFKTPWTCRREMLSPLGPRHNFDLFK; via the coding sequence ATGAGTATAACGACCCTATTGTTCCGATGGAGAGAAGAACCTATGATTAGCTTTTCGGGAAATTTCCAAACGAACAATTTCAACGAAATCTTTCAATTTCTTATTTTACTATGTTCAACTCTATGTATTCCTCTATCCGTAGAGTACATTGAATGTACAGAAATGGCTATAACAGAGTTTCTCTTATTCGTATTAACAGCTACTCTAGGAGGAATGTTTTTATGTGGTGCTAACGATTTAATAACTATCTTTGTAGCTCCAGAATGTTTCAGTTTATGCTCCTACCTATTATCTGGATATACCAAGAAAGATGTACGGTCTAATGAGGCTACTATGAAATATTTACTCATGGGTGGGGCAAGCTCTTCTATTCTGGTTCATGCTTTCTCTTGGCTATATGGTTCGTCCGGGGGAGAGATCGAGCTTCAAGAAATAGTGAATGGCCTTATCAATACACAAATGTATAACTCCCCAGGAATTTCAATTGCGCTTATATTCATCACTGTAGGAATTGGGTTCAAGCTTTCCCCAGCCCCTTCTCATCAATGGACTCCTAACGTATACGAAGGAGTGTGGTTGGTTCGAAAAATTCCTACCTCTCTATCTATCTCTGAGATGCTTGGATTTTTCAAAACTCCATGGACATGCAGAAGAGAAATGCTATCCCCACTCGGACCAAGACATAACTTTGACTTGTTCAAATAA
- the LOC136208558 gene encoding NAD(P)H-quinone oxidoreductase subunit 2 A, chloroplastic-like: MIVGNLIAITQTSMKRMLAYSSIGQIGYVIIGIIVGDSNGGYASMITYMLFYISMNLGTFACIVLFGLRTGTDNIRDYAGLYTKDPFLALSLALCLLSLGGLPPLAGFFGKLHLFWCGWQAGLYFLVLIGLLTSVVSIYYYLKIIKLLMTGRNQEITPHVRNYRRSPLRSNNSIELSMIVCVIASTIPGISMNPIIEIAQDTLF, translated from the coding sequence ATGATAGTGGGGAATCTCATTGCTATTACTCAAACAAGCATGAAACGTATGCTTGCATATTCGTCCATAGGTCAAATCGGATATGTAATTATTGGAATAATTGTTGGAGACTCAAATGGTGGATATGCAAGTATGATAACTTATATGCTCTTCTATATCTCCATGAATCTAGGAACTTTTGCTTGTATTGTATTATTTGGTCTACGTACCGGAACTGATAACATTCGAGATTATGCAGGATTATACACGAAAGATCCTTTTTTGGCTCTCTCTTTAGCCCTATGTCTCTTATCCCTAGGAGGTCTTCCTCCACTAGCAGGTTTTTTTGGAAAACTCCATTTATTCTGGTGTGGGTGGCAGGCAGGCCTATATTTCTTGGTTTTAATAGGACTCCTTACGAGCGTTGTTTCTATCTActattatctaaaaataatcaAGTTATTAATGACTGGACGAAACCAAGAAATAACCCCTCATGTGCGAAATTATAGAAGATCACCTTTAAGATCAAACAATTCCATCGAATTGAGTATGATTGTATGTGTGATAGCATCTACTATACCAGGAATATCAATGAACCCGATTATTGAAATTGCTCAAGATACCCTTTTTTAG